cattttctcGTAACAATTTCCCAGCTCTAgcttttttgtatgttttctataTGGAGTACAATAAGCATTGATCCACCATAATTGCATTTGGTTCAGACATGTGAAATGATATGTAGGTTATttgaacatatatatttttattgtgctCACTTGGTTTGGTGTGTAAGTTCCGTATTAAGTAAACTCAATATGTCTTGTCTGATTTACAGGAATGCCACCTATGATGCCAGGTGTTCCTCCCATGATGCACGGCATGCCTCCTGCAATGCATGGAATGCCACCAGGGTATGAATATGGTTTTTGTCTGTCAATTTATAGCACCTTCTGCATTTAATATATACCAAGATATCATTTTATACATGTaccatataatataataatagtaCTATAATTATTAATCGTacttattaataataattattcgATTTATTTACAACTTGATGCAGCATGATGCCAATGGGAGGAATGATGCCTCCCATGATGCCAGGGATGCCCGGTATTCCTCCAGGTGAGTTGAGTTTAGTGAGATTGCATTTTAGGTGCTTTCTGAAAATGCATTAACCTGGGCACCTACACGTTGTAGCTCAAAATAGCTCTTTCGTCAGGACAACTGGCCCTAGTGTGAGTGcttaaaagtataaaagccacagcagTTTAAAGCGTGgcaataaaaaagattttacaAATACAAAGTTGAATTTTATTATTGACTTTATATGTTGCATGCGTTCGTAAACAAAAAGGTTAACTCTTATGTGTTGGATTGATCCTTTAGGAATGCCACCTCACATGGCTCCAAGGCCAGGGATGCCACACATGGCTCCAGCCCCCGCAGCAGGACCAATACCCAGTCGTCCAGCAGTTCCTGCTGCCCAGCCCGCTGTCACGAAGCCCCTCTTCCCCAGTGCAGCACAGGTGGGCATCATGCAAATCCGCCtgatgcatgcacacacactaacacacatacacagtttaACAATTTGCAATTTTATATGCAAACAGGGCTTTCAGACACATATAAAATGCTCCGTCTCTTTTGATTCCTCATGTCTTCTTTCAATCAGTAGCACTATAGCACAGTGAATTCTGTACTCATACTTGAGTTTGGGTAGTTTATATGGTTATTTTACATGCCAATGCTGTGATCTCCTTTCCACCATGCTGCAGATGGGCTCTGGTGttcacagcagcacagcagctgtttcttctCCACCTGCAGACCTTCAGTCTGCCTCCTCCCAGCCTCCCTTTCCTAACATGCCACAAGTATGCTCACAGACAGGACTTTGACATGGACTGTGGCAGCTGCATGTTGCATATTTATTAACTCTGCTTGTAAATTCTAAAGTTGTAGACTATGCTGTTTACTAACAGTATTTGCCCTCGAAGCCTACTTGTGCAAAAAGAGAGCACGCTGGCCAAAATGTTGGTGTCAGAGGACGGTTGTCCTTGACAAGAACTGGCATACGTTTTGTCTGTGAGCTTTATTACTGTGCATGCGTTCAACATCATCCAAACCCTCCTGACCTTTGGAGCATGAATTGTGCAATAATTACTTGTCATgctttgaaatgactttgtatGTTGCAATAGTACAAAATGCACTGTTTTTCTCCACAGTCTGGTTTCTGAGTTCTGAATGTATGATGGCACAGTTCATTGCTTATACTCATACAAAGGCTTGAACTCATTCCATATTGAAAATTGCACTGTGGTTGAAAATACATGGTGTCAGCTGCATAGTTTTTGTTCACAAGTTAACCAAGaaatttatatgtaaataaagtggGATAATTGAGTCAACACAGTTAAATGTAATAACACTTCATTTTAGATTCAGAAGAAtctaattaaacaaaaaatgtggCCGTTCAAAACGTGTTAAGTTGACTTATGTGGGTTTATATTTCTCTGTGTGATCTGTCACAAAGTTATAGTGTATGTATGTCcttaacttttttgttttttacctgttGGAAAGTTGACGGAGCACCAGGACTTTTGTTTACCACATTATTGCCTGTATTGTGTCTTTGCACAGGCCCAACAGAACGCACCAGGAGCAGCAGCTTCAAATTCCCACAGCACGGCCGCCTCTTCCGACCCTCCTAAAGCAACGTTCCCTGCCTACACCCAgccctctgtctcctcttcctcttctacttcatcttcttctaATCCCTCTAGCAGCACTGTGGCCAAGCCCCCAGCCACAGTGACCAGTAAGCCTGCTACCCTCACTACTACGAGTGCAACTAGTAAGTTGATCCACCCTGATGAGGATATCTCACTGGTAAGTTGCTTGAGCTTTCTATTATGCCCTTTTCACAGtaagtaatgactgatatattatataaaatgatatatttagTAGTAGAAGCTCATGGACTTTACAGTATTTGACCGCTAGTCTGCTTCTacatatcaatatttttaaatgtctgatcCCAATTTTTGTTCATGTTAAGTGTAGCACTCAGCATGTATATTCTAAAAGCAACTTGGTAGTTTATCTTTTGTGGTTATGTTGAAGGATGATTCTGAACTTGAGTATCCTCAGTCTGAAATCAGGGCACGCCAACATTGGTACCCAATTCCTCAACATTTTTGTGAGTGTTTCTTTGTATTGTAAGGGGCATAATGGTGTTTATTTAGTCTgaatgtttgctttgtgtgttgtATCTGCCAACAGGAGGAAATGAAGGCCCAGTTACCCCGTTACCAGCGTCTTTTACCAAGACCTGGTCAGGCCCACGCAGCTGCTCCCCCAGTGGCGGCCGTGGGCGGCATAATGCCCCCACAGCAAGGCATGCCACCTCAGCAGCCAGGCTTGAGGCATCCCCTGCATGGTGAGAATATTTTTAATCAATAACTTGCATTTGGGAATATACACTTGAGTTGATGGTGGTAAATGTAGCATATTCCAGACAGTGGTCTGTTTCTTAGCTACTTTAAAGACTATACAACAATGCTTTGTAACGTCCGtctaaaaacaacagctaaaTGTCCATGTGTACAGTGTCTGGCCAATAAAAGATCAGGTTTGGCTTCGGCAATGTCAGTTAATTGAGAGGGCTTTCCAAAACCTGTTAGACTAGTATTTACATGTTATGATTAGGAAGATATCCACTTCCAGTTTGTTGAATCTTTAGAAATTTTAGCACTAAGGCATTTTGGCTTCCctaattttttgtttattttattttttcttcctctgtaggtCAGTATGGTGCCCCCCCTCAGGGCATGCCAGGCTACATGCCTGGAGGGATGCCTCCATATGGGCAGGGTCCTCCTATGGTGCCCCCTTACCAGGGAGGCCCTCCCATGGGCATGAGACCGCCTGTAATGTCTCCAGCTGGACGCTACTGAAGCAGCAAAGCACCCACCACATTAGGTTTGAGGTTAACACCTTTCTCTCACCCTTGTACTTTTTCAAACCTAGCTGCAAGCCAAGAGCAGTAAGACCAGTGGTGGTGAAGACAAACATTATTTGTTAGAACACATGGACGTTTAATGTGACATCTTTATTGGAAACAGCCAAACACCACATAAGTTCCTAACAGctattttgttgttatttgatTACATGTGAGGATATATTTTTTCCCATAGGTTTCACTCAGGTTCATAGAAGTGAAGTGTGTTAAATGATTCATATTTCTTTTGAAGCTGCTGGAGTAACATGAACGTACCAACCCCTTACAAAGGCAAGTTTTTCTTGGAAACCTTTGATAAATTTTATTTAGTCTATTTCTTTGGTAGATTGATTGAGGCCCTCACAGCATGCTTAGGTGCTGTTGGACATTCGTCCCCAACCTTGGTTGGTGAGGGTCTCAGTAATGAAAATGATTCCAACTAAGTAGTGTTAAAAACCCATGGCTCATCAGTCTCTagctttattctttttttcaggtttgtttttaagatTTCCTGGTCAAACGTTTACTTGTATGCATCCTTTGTAATGTTTAATCAATCTGTTGTAATAAAATCCATCTTGAAATCCAATGCTGGTTTGTCCTGACGTGCGTTGAGGTGAGTCATGAAGGTTTGTACTGGTGTTGTATTTCTATACATCCTAGGGATCTGTTTGACAGAATTTCATTGGACATTTAAATACCAAGTTTGccatcatctgtttttttgtttattattattttttgcagagATCGTCTTCAGTATCTGAACAAACAACTGAATGTTACAGTACCAAAGAAATGTCTAACAtcagtttagaaaaaaaaaaagatgtcttaTGTGCAAATCTTGGCTTGAAACGAAGATGTTGGCCAACTTCTGGTTCCAAATGCTGCATGTTACTCATGATATGATGTAAATGActgcaaataaaatgatattggTAGATGTAGGGCACTCaccaaaataaactaaatttcaTTCCTGATTCATTAACCCCTTTTTTCTACACATACATACCAGTGCTCAAACATGCATGAATGCTATATTAGTGTATTTCATAGACATGTCCCTATAATGCATTATGAAAACTCAATTCAACAAACCCAACAATACAGTAGCTCAATAGTAAATTCCTATTCTGTGAACCTCAGGACTTTTGATGTTTTTAGACTTAGATTTTCCCACATAACTTTTGCAACCTGTTTCAGCAGGTTTCATCCAATTCAGTGCTTGgtaccttgttttttttttgtttttttttttgttttttttaacaaccaTGTTACAGTATGTAttgtaaaacaaatgtaacGACAAGCCCAAAAAGAGACCCTTACCAGTATAAACGGACATCTTACAACACATCTCTGATGACACTTAGTGGCACTAGAAATCCCCTCTGGTCGTGATCTTCAGAGAAAATGCTTTGCTGGATCGGTTTTTACTGCAGTGCTAGTTTGTATTGCTGGGTGGTTttgcattattttcatttctgttctaAATGTTTTGCATAATCCTCAGTGATGAGATTGCTGTAGCCAAAGTGATCTCTGAAAGAACAAACCTACAAATACACATGGAACTAATGTGCAAAGTCAGTCACGGATCAAAGATCATGGTAGTGTAAGAGGTACCTGTAGGCAGCTAGTGTGGCACAAgtttttccttgtgtgttttcctctgccCATGCCACTTACtgctctgtatttgtttttgttgtctgtaGCCCATCCATATCAGCTTTTCAGCCTTAAAACCCACTCAGCTGGCATGACAGGTCAGTTAATCCCAGTAAGTACCTGATGTTTATTACAGTGTGGGTCTGTCCCGTATAACTCCATGCTAGGCCTTGTACTACATCATGTGTTGTTACATTACAATATGCTTGTAAACTATAAG
The nucleotide sequence above comes from Mugil cephalus isolate CIBA_MC_2020 chromosome 2, CIBA_Mcephalus_1.1, whole genome shotgun sequence. Encoded proteins:
- the znf207b gene encoding BUB3-interacting and GLEBS motif-containing protein ZNF207b isoform X2, with the protein product MGRKKKKQMKPWCWYCNRDFDDEKILIQHQKAKHFKCHICHKKLYTGPGLAIHCMQVHKETIDSVPNAIPGRTDIELEIYGMEGIPEKDMQERRRTLEQKSQESQKKKNNQDDSDDDDDDDEAGPSAQQVAAVQPQAGYAAPMTQPGMPPVAGAPGMPPAGYQGMPPMMPGVPPMMHGMPPAMHGMPPGMMPMGGMMPPMMPGMPGIPPGMPPHMAPRPGMPHMAPAPAAGPIPSRPAVPAAQPAVTKPLFPSAAQAQQNAPGAAASNSHSTAASSDPPKATFPAYTQPSVSSSSSTSSSSNPSSSTVAKPPATVTSKPATLTTTSATSKLIHPDEDISLEEMKAQLPRYQRLLPRPGQAHAAAPPVAAVGGIMPPQQGMPPQQPGLRHPLHGQYGAPPQGMPGYMPGGMPPYGQGPPMVPPYQGGPPMGMRPPVMSPAGRY
- the znf207b gene encoding BUB3-interacting and GLEBS motif-containing protein ZNF207b isoform X1 — translated: MGRKKKKQMKPWCWYCNRDFDDEKILIQHQKAKHFKCHICHKKLYTGPGLAIHCMQVHKETIDSVPNAIPGRTDIELEIYGMEGIPEKDMQERRRTLEQKSQESQKKKNNQDDSDDDDDDDEAGPSAQQVAAVQPQAGYAAPMTQPGMPPVAGAPGMPPAGYQGMPPMMPGVPPMMHGMPPAMHGMPPGMMPMGGMMPPMMPGMPGIPPGMPPHMAPRPGMPHMAPAPAAGPIPSRPAVPAAQPAVTKPLFPSAAQMGSGVHSSTAAVSSPPADLQSASSQPPFPNMPQAQQNAPGAAASNSHSTAASSDPPKATFPAYTQPSVSSSSSTSSSSNPSSSTVAKPPATVTSKPATLTTTSATSKLIHPDEDISLEEMKAQLPRYQRLLPRPGQAHAAAPPVAAVGGIMPPQQGMPPQQPGLRHPLHGQYGAPPQGMPGYMPGGMPPYGQGPPMVPPYQGGPPMGMRPPVMSPAGRY